Proteins from one Pongo abelii isolate AG06213 chromosome 19, NHGRI_mPonAbe1-v2.0_pri, whole genome shotgun sequence genomic window:
- the LOC103892789 gene encoding LOW QUALITY PROTEIN: E3 ubiquitin-protein ligase LNX (The sequence of the model RefSeq protein was modified relative to this genomic sequence to represent the inferred CDS: inserted 4 bases in 2 codons; substituted 3 bases at 3 genomic stop codons), whose translation LPLLKIITPLSVSPQWRTSSGTSTHHKRASHDGLKKDRKRDSQHGXSDSCVSLTATAPSPEVSAAATTSLMTDKLGLDHXSPVCLAEDSQPAISPGDSGQSNQTRAQPFEQSSNWYNHVGKLSSSISHHRTIRSKSFQKXNRALSVLRRTKSGSAVAHRANQGKENSENITTPEVFPRLYHLIPDGEITSIKINQVDPNESLSIMLMGGSETPLVRIIQHIYHDGVNARDDQLLPGDIILNVNGMDISKVSHNYALHLLRQPYQVLXLTMLHNQKFCSRNSGQALDAYRPQDDSCHVICNKSSPKEQLGIKLVCKVDEPGVFIFNVLDGGVADXHGQLEENDCVLAVNGHDLQYGTPESGAYLIQVLLALFTTVWTYAMPRR comes from the exons CTTCCCCTGTTGAAAATTATCACTCCTCTGTCTGTGTCCCCTCAATGGCGTACATCGTCAGGAACTTCTACTCATCATAAAAGGGCCTCCCACGATGGCCTgaaaaaagacaggaagagagactCACAACATGGCTGATCAGACAGCTGTGTGAGCCTCACAGCCACAGCACCCTCCCCAGAGGTTTCTGCAGCTGCCACCACCTCCTTAATGACAGACAAGCTTGGCCTAGACCA CTCCCCTGTGTGCCTGGCAGAGGACAGTCAGCCAGCAATCAGCCCAGGGGACTCTGGCCAGAGCAACCAAACTAGGGCACAGCCCTTTGAGCAATCCAGCAACTGGTACAACCATGTAGGAAAGCTGTCCAGCAGCATCAGTCATCACAGAACAATTAGAAGCAAATCTTTCCAAAA TAATCGAGCTTTGAGTGTTCTTCGAAGGACAAAGAGTGGGAGTGCAGTTGCCCACCGAGCTAACCAGGGCAaggaaaattctgaaaacatCACCACCCCTGAAGTCTTTCCAAGGTTGTACCACCTGATCCCAGATGGTGAAATTACCAGCATCAAGATCAATCAAGTGGATCCCAATGAAAGCCTCTCCATTATGCTGATGGGAGGCAGTGAAACCCCACTTGTCCGTATCATCCAACACATTTATCATGATGGGGTGAATGCCAGAGATGACCAGCTACTACCAGGAGACATCATCCTAAATGTCAATGGGATGGACATTAGCAAAGTCTCTCACAACTATGCCCTGCATCTCCTGCGGCAGCCCTACCAGGTGCTGTGACTGACCATGCTGCACAACCAGAAGTTCTGCAGCAGGAACAGTGGACAGGCCCTGGATGCCTACAGACCCCAGGATGACAGCTGCCATGTGATTTGCAACAAAAGTAGCCCCAAGGAACAGCTTGGAATAAAATTGGTGTGCAAGGTGGATGAGCCTGGGGTGTTTATCTTCAACGTGCTAGATGGTGGTGTGGCTGATTGACATGGTCAGCTGGAGGAGAATGATTGTGTGTTAGCCGTCAATGGACATGACCTTCAATATGGCACCCCAGAAAGTGGTGCTTATCTGATTCAGGTATTGCTGGCCCTCTTCACCACTGTATGGACTTATGCAATGCCAAGAAGGTAG